In the Diachasmimorpha longicaudata isolate KC_UGA_2023 chromosome 1, iyDiaLong2, whole genome shotgun sequence genome, one interval contains:
- the LOC135169171 gene encoding protein yellow — MILKLLIVLVVIGCTLAKPSYNEESTKWTGGPIDWPCDLTESLYRNGGKYISKNAIVTRAIIWKDSAIVALPRFKKGVPITLGILPLYCKVGYPTLSPYPCWSVQEEGNIGAFQSVVDLFLDPQNILWVLDTGIVNSLEEQPVRTGSPKVVAINVKTGKMVKTIDLSGMTTSTSRLQYVVADYSADGRAFIYVTDAATRAILVYDVSSGQGCRVVLPKAVTTGCGKRDVLYPCLIHRPDGSGVLLLSYLSGSRLYSVRTELLQNGSAAGKIHDLGDKPKKMVMLGTDKGTAVFFRYEGEQAIYRWDVCTPFNDTNFLKVYEGDGYSFASEVIPDYKRGRMRILESNFPDFIRGTVGIGVDHSLTIM, encoded by the exons ATGATACTCAAATTATTGATAGTGTTAGTTGTCATCGGGTGCACTCTAGCCAAACCTTCATACAACGAAGAATCTACCAAATGGACTGGAGGGCCTATTGACTGGCCCTGTGATCTCACCGAGAGCCTCTACAGGAATGGTGGAAAATACATCAGCAAAAATGCTATTGTCACACGCGCCATTATCTGGAAGGACAGTGCTATTGTTGCGTTGCCtag ATTTAAGAAAGGTGTACCAATAACCTTGGGAATCCTACCGCTGTACTGTAAGGTTGGCTATCCCACCCTGAGCCCATACCCCTGTTGGTCTGTCCAGGAGGAAGGCAACATCGGTGCATTTCAGAGCGTCGTAGATCTCTTCCTCGATCCTCAGAATATTCTCTGGGTCCTCGACACGGGAATCGTGAATTCCCTCGAGGAACAGCCTGTGCGAACGGGTTCCCCCAAGGTCGTTGCCATCAACGTAAAAACTGGAAAG atGGTCAAAACTATCGATCTAAGTGGAATGACCACTTCAACATCAAGACTCCAGTACGTCGTAGCTGATTACAGCGCTGACGGTCGTGCCTTCATCTACGTCACTGACGCAGCCACTAGAGCAATTCTGGTCTACGATGTGTCATCCGGTCAGGGTTGTCGTGTTGTCCTCCCCAAGGCCGTCACCACGGGCTGTGGAAAGCGAGATGTTCTGTACCCATGTCTCATCCATCGTCCTGATGGCTCTGGGGTTCTCCTGCTCTCCTATCTCAGCGGCTCCAGACTCTACAGCGTTCGCACTGAGTTACTTCAAAATGGCTCGGCTGCGGGAAAAATTCACGATCTTGGGGACAAACCTAAGAAAATGGTGATGCTTGGGACTGACAAAGGAACAGCTGTCTTCTTCCGGTATGAGGGAGAGCAGGCAATCTACAGGTGGGATGTCTGCACACCCTTCAATGACACCAACTTCCTGAAGGTGTACGAGGGTGATGGATACTCTTTCGCCTCTGAGGTCATTCCTGATTACAAGAGAGGACGCATGCGTATTCTTGAGTCCAACTTTCCTGATTTTATCAGGGGCACTGTTGGCATTGGGGTTGATCACTCTCTGACAATcatgtaa
- the LOC135169179 gene encoding uncharacterized protein LOC135169179, which translates to MLFAISLVFLAPDVCHTSSWDFSKCNVSDDMTIWKFAIWRNRVFFAVPRWSDNSHCHPTLLEAPWYPDHPPEFLLLLPHVYRSTVFAYPSREIQTSSKLCKNLISVVGVDIDTRGRLWVLDSPEKTRCPAKIVLFDLRKNEEICRDNLLGISKEGLKNLLIDPVVGPRGHRAYIGDPGDNSLLIYNIDHMGLRTWWKTELQLPRDHPRIISTDLAICRNHRLFITGANSLDLFSVNLEVLRNQDSQALAPPQTTNTTYHGIKMGVSSGLLCDSKGGLHYFLVTEHASVRWDTKRHLKAGSHAVLLQSEQALSLTDYRMDVQRNVWGLVNARHPYLGEYGNRRATGKLSDRVVRVSKYNLFVP; encoded by the exons ATGTTGTTTGCTATTTCTTTGGTTTTCCTCGCACCGGATGTCTGTCATACGTCCTCCTGGGATTTTTCCAAGTGCAATGTCTCAGATGACATGACCATTTGGAAGTTCGCCATCTGGAGGAATCGAGTGTTCTTCGCTGTCCCGAG GTGGAGCGATAACTCTCACTGTCATCCAACCCTGCTGGAAGCCCCCTGGTACCCAGACCATCCCCCAGAATTTCTATTATTGCTCCCACATGTCTACCGCTCCACCGTCTTCGCCTACCCCAGCAGGGAAATTCAAACGTCCAGCAAACTCTGCAAAAATTTGATCTCGGTCGTCGGAGTGGACATAGACACTCGAGGACGTCTCTGGGTGTTGGATTCACCTGAGAAAACTCGATGTCCTGCGAAGATTGTTTTATTCGACCTGAGGAAAAACGAGGAAATATGTCGGGACAATTTGCTGGGAATTTCGAAAGAGGGATTGAAGAATTTACTCATTGACCCTGTGGTCGGACCTCGCGGGCACAGGGCATATATCGGAGATCCTGGAGATAATTCCCTTCTGATTTACAATATAG ACCACATGGGCCTTCGAACCTGGTGGAAGACAGAACTCCAACTCCCCAGGGATCACCCCAGAATCATCTCCACGGACCTCGCAATATGCCGGAACCATCGGCTGTTCATAACCGGGGCCAATTCTCTCGATCTCTTCAGTGTGAACCTGGAGGTCCTGAGGAACCAAGACTCCCAGGCCCTCGCACCACCTCAGACCACTAACACAACTTATCACGGCATAAAAATGGGAGTTTCCTCAGGTCTACTCTGCGATTCAAAGGGTGGCCTTCACTACTTCCTGGTCACAGAGCACGCCAGTGTTCGATGGGATACAAAACGCCATTTGAAA GCAGGTAGTCACGCAGTCCTGTTACAGAGTGAACAGGCTCTCAGTCTAACGGATTATCGAATGGACGTGCAGAGAAATGTCTGGGGACTGGTGAATGCACGACATCCTTATTTGGGTGAATATGGAAATCGCAGAGCCACGGGGAAATTGTCCGATCGAGTTGTCAGAGTGTCTAAGTATAATTTATTCGTCCCTTGA
- the LOC135169162 gene encoding protein yellow, which produces MKGTLSVSLCLLSLITIVFAGCKKVALQELRVPLSGTNLEWPCNSTRNIYLSSGRYIPRNVIVTRLQMYRDEAIVALPRLKPGVPFTLGVVSLHKKGNNRITPFPCWVIQEEGNCEALQSVIDISLDVQDILWVLDSGIVNTLTQPIKRCPPKVVAIDVKNGRVVKVINIEPYMTDASHLQNLVVDYAPDGNVFLYISDPPTRSIIAYNVIAERGCRLILPRAVNLGSNQRDLMYMSLVRKSDYTPVVYCSYMNCSRVFSIKAEFLRRGIINNNVVDVGPKPGKLVGLGSDNGSNLFFRMKGESDIYMWNAETNFTPENCILVEKGDEYRMPTQVVPGYKKLMWALESNFQDYIQDTVPSSGTNMLIRPIVKQC; this is translated from the exons ATGAAGGGAACTTTAAGTGTCTCTTTGTGCCTTCTCTCCCTAATCACCATCGTCTTTGCTGGATGCAAAAAAGTCGCTTTACAAGAACTGAGGGTTCCACTCTCGGGAACGAACCTCGAGTGGCCGTGCAACAGCACAAGAAACATTTACCTGAGCAGTGGACGCTACATTCCCAGGAATGTCATCGTCACCAGACTGCAGATGTACAGAGACGAGGCCATTGTGGCTCTTCCGAGGCTCAAGCCAGGGGTTCCATTCACCCTCGGAGTTGTTTCCCTCCACAAGAAGGGCAATAACAGAATAACTCCATTCCCCTGTTGGGTAATTCAGGAAGAGGGCAACTGCGAAGCCCTACAGAGCGTCATCGACATTTCCCTGGATGTCCAGGACATTCTCTGGGTTCTGGACTCGGGAATTGTCAATACATTGACACAACCGATTAAACGGTGTCCACCTAAAGTGGTCGCCATTGATGTTAAAAATGGACGG GTTGTCAAGGTTATCAACATCGAGCCCTACATGACTGATGCGTCCCATCTTCAAAATCTCGTGGTGGATTATGCTCCGGATGGCAATGTCTTCCTGTACATCTCTGATCCACCAACTCGTTCAATCATCGCTTACAACGTCATTGCTGAACGAGGATGCAGACTGATCCTCCCCAGGGCCGTCAATCTGGGATCCAATCAACGCGATCTCATGTATATGTCACTCGTCAGGAAATCAGACTACACACCAGTCGTTTACTGCTCTTACATGAACTGCAGTAGAGTCTTCAGTATCAAAGCTGAGTTCCTGAGGAGGGgaattattaacaataatgTCGTTGATGTGGGACCTAAACCCGGAAAATTGGTTGGCCTTGGCAGTGACAATGGCAGCAATCTCTTCTTCCGTATGAAAG gAGAGTCGGATATATATATGTGGAACGCTGAGACCAACTTTACACCAGAGAACTGCATCCTCGTAGAAAAAGGTGATGAGTATCGAATGCCAACTCAAGTCGTTCCTGGTTACAAGAAACTCATGTGGGCCCTAGAGAGCAACTTCCAGGATTACATTCAGGATACAGTTCCCTCCTCTGGCACCAATATGCTCATCCGCCCAATCGTCAAGCAGTGctaa